The Kribbella shirazensis genomic interval CACCATCCGGATCAGCGCGGCGTTGGAGATCGCACCGGGCTTGGGTGCGACGCCGAGTACGCCGGCGTTCGGTCGCCGGAACAACCCGAACCGGTGCTCCCGCTCGCCCGGGTCGTCGCCGTCGTCCATCGCGTCGTACCAGATGTACTTGTCGGCACCGGCCGCCTTCGCCAGGACCTGCGCGCGGATCAGGTTGTCGGCCTGCTGCGGCTCCGTGGACCCGGCCGTGTGGGTCGGCCAGCCGTTCTCGGTGACCCAGACCGGGAGATTCCGGTCGCCGTCCAGGCTGTCGACCTTGCGGACGAGGTCCGGGAACTCCTTGGTCAGCACGGTCTTCTCGGGCGGCGTGTTCTGGCCGAGGCTCGCGTAGCCGTAGAAGTTCGTCGCGAACGTGTCGAGATGGTTGAGGCCGCCCAGCGCGAAGAAGTCGTCCAGCCAGGCCTGCGAGATACCCGCCGTGACCGGGCCGATGACGTTGGCGTTCGGGTTGCCTTCGCGAATCGGCTCCGCGGTCGCCTTCAGCATGTCCAGGTAGCACGCGGCCGTGATCCCGCAGGCGCCGTTGTTGAACCCGGTCGAGTTGAACTCGTTGTAGATACCGAAGTCGTTGGTGACCCCGACGTACCGCTCGGCCGCGGCCTTGGCGTAGCGCCCGAAGGCCGCCAGCCCCTCCGGCGTACTGGGCGTCCGGCCGCCGTCGTAGAACTGGTTGCGGTAGGCAATGTTCCCCATCGGCTCGACACCGAGGGCCTTGATCTGCCGGGCCCGGGCATCGAACGGGTAGCGGGCGAAGTCGTACGTCCCGGGCGCGGGCTCGACACCGGACCAGCTGATGTCGGAACGGGTCTGTCCCCAGCCGATGTCGGCCATCGTCCGCAGCAGCGCGTCCTCGTAGCCTCCGTAATGCCCGAAGTGCGTACCGACGCCGAAGTACGCGTCCGGCGAGTGAGCCCCGGCCGGCGGCGGAGTGACGACACCGAACGAGGACGACCGGGTGAGCGTCGTACCGCCGACCGCACCCGAGAAGGTGAGCGTGTAGAACCCCGGCCCCAGGTCGTTGAGGCCAGCCGACGCCTGACCGGCGGCGTCGGGAGTCACCCGTCCGGTCCGCAGCGGGACGCCGTTCTCGTCGCCGATCGTGTAGTTCACCGAGTCGGCCAGGGTCGCGAAGCGCAATGTGGTGTCGCCCTGGAAGAAGACCAGGTCGGGGTTGGTGACCGCGAGCTGCGGCACGTCGGTGAAGGTGACGGCGACCCGCGCGAAGCAGACGTCCGGCATCGCGGTGGCGGACGCCTTGACGTTGAGCCGGAAGTCGGCGCCGTTGGAGCGGTTCGCGAAGTTGATCTTGGAGAGCTCGAACGTGTGCGACGTCCACGCTCCGGTCCCGGTCAGCGGCTGGTTGCTCGACGTGGTCCAGGCGCTGCTGTCGCCGTCGTACTGGATGTCCAGGTTCGTGGCGCCGGCGTCGTAGTAGTCGACGGTCACGAGTGCGCGGTCCGCGCCGGCCGGGATCGCGGAGTCCGCGACGTCGACGTACAGGTAGCGGACGTACGGGTCGCCGGACATCTGCCAGCACTGCCGGCCGGCCTTCTCGGTCGCCGCGTGCGCGGGATCCTTGTCGGCGTCACCCGGCCAGGCCTTGACGACCCCGGTGTACGACGGGGTGGCGCCGAGGACCGCGACCGCGCTCGGGTCGACGGCACTCGCGGTGAGTGGGACGAGGGCCGCGGCGAGCAGACCGACGCTGCTGAACATGGCGATCGTGCCGGCCGTTCGCCGGCGGAACGAGGGTGGATTCATCGAAACTCCTGACCGTGCGTGGGAGGCGCTGGAACTGCGAGGGTTTCGAAACCTGAGGACCCGGACGCTAGCGGAATCGACCAATCTGGGCAAGCGCTTGCCCGCTAGAATTTCCCAAACCCGGCTTTCAGCGGGGAATGAACCGGTTCGGCTGTCCGAGACGCTGGGACAGCGCTGTCCGGGCCGGACGGATATCATGACGGCGTGCCGAACGAATCGAAGGTGACCACCCGACTGGCCGATGTCGCCCGCGAGGCCGGGGTGTCACCGTCGACCGCCTCCCGCGTGCTCAACGGCAGCGCCCGGCAGGTCGCCGACGAGTACCGCGAGCGCGTGCTGGCCGCCGCCGAGCGGGTCGGGTACACCACGAACCTCGCCGCCCAGGCGACCGCCCGCGGCCGGTACCCGGCGATCGCGCTGGTGGTCGGCGACATCCGCGACCAGTTCTTCGCCCGGATCGCGTTCGGCGCCGTCCGCGAGGCCGCCCGGCGCGGCTACGTGCTGAACCTGCTGTCCACCGAAGGCGACACCGACCGCGAGCGTGGCCTGGTCCACGACCTGCGCCGCCAGCGCCCGGAAGCCCTGGTGCTGGTGCGGAAACGGGACACCACGCCGATGGCCGGCTCGAAGCTGATGCAGGAGCTGATGGGGTTCGAGCGCGAGAGCGGCCGGGTGGTGATCGTCGGCGAGCCGTCCGAGCCGGTGCTGGCGATCCGTCCGCCGGACTTCGACGGCGCGAAGGACCTCGCGACCGCGATGCTGGGGCTCGGATACCGCGACTTCGCGGTCTTCCTGTCCGATCCGAAGGTGCCGTCAGCGCGGGACCGGCTGGACGGTTTCCGGGCCGGGCTGTCGGCCGGCGGCGTCGCGCTCCCGGACAGCCGGGTGTACCCGACCGAGCAGAGCTTCCTCGGCGGCGCCTCGTCCGCCGCCGAGTACCTGGCGGACGGCCGCGACACCGAGCTGATCTTCTGCACCGAGGACGAGGTCGCCCTCGGCGCCATCCACCACCTGCGGTCCGAGGGGTACGACGTCCCTGGGGAGCTGGCGTTCGCGGGCTACGGCCGGCGCCGGCAGAACCCGTTCGGCGAGGACGACTGGCTGACCACGGTCCGCTCGCCGCTCGAGGAAATGGGGGCAGCCGCCGTCGACGCCGCACTCGGTCCGGCCTACGGCAGCGTTCCCGCGTCGGTCGCCGAGGTGCACATCGGCGGCAGTACGCCGGGCCGCGCTGCGGACGACGGACCGGAAAAGCCGTCCGGGAATGCATCCCGGAAATCACGCTCCGCCCGGCGCGCTCGCGCCTGACGCCGGCGCAAACCTCCAGCGCTGCAACCTGATCGGCGGCCCTCCACGGTCTTGACACGGTCGAGCGCCGGACCGTAGCTTTCGGGAAAGCGCGTTCCCAGTGAGGTTTCCGAACCGGACGACCCCGGGTACGCCACGATCTTCCAGGCACGGAGCACCTCGATGACGATGACCGTTCAGCGGACGGACCAACGATCCGGCCCGCCCGCGGCCTCCGGTCCGCCGGCGCGCCGGCGGCTGAGCCTGGCCGCCCGGATCAGGCGGGACCGGATGCTGCTGCTGTTCGCCGCGCCCGGCATGCTGCTGCTGATCCTGTTCCACTACCTGCCGCTGCTCGGGAACGTGATCGCCTTCCAGGACTACCTGCCGTTCCTGGGTTTCCGGGGCAGCGAGTGGACCGGGCTGGGCAACTTCTCGGTCCTGGTCACCGGCGACGCCGAGTTCGTGACCGCGTTGAAGAACACGCTGGTGCTGTCGCTGATCCAGACGGTGTTCGTGTTCCCGATCCCGATCCTGCTCGCGCTGGCCCTGAACAGCCTGCTGTCCGAGCGGGTGAAGAAGCTGGTCCAGTCGATCCTGTACCTGCCGCACTTCCTGTCCTGGGTGATCGTGGTCTCGCTGTTCCAGCAGATCCTCGGCGGCAGCGGTATCGTCAACCAGGTCCTTCGCGAGCAGGGCTTCGGCGTCCTCAACGTGATCGGCAACCCGGACGCGTTCTTCGCCGTACTCACCAGCCAGGTCGTCTGGAAGGACAGCGGCTGGGCGACGATCCTGTTCCTCGCCGCGTTGTCCCGGATCGACGTCGAGCAGTACGAGGCCGCGGCCGTCGACGGCGCCTCGCGGTGGCGACAGCTCTGGCACGTCACACTGCCCGGACTGCGCGGAATCATCATTCTGCTGCTGATCCTCAAGCTCGGTGACTCGCTCACCGTCGGGTTCGAACAGATCATCCTGCAGCAGCCCGCGGTCGGCCAGCAGGCCAGCGAGGTCCTCGACACGTACGTCTACAACAACGGAATCGTCAACGGTGACTGGGGAACGGCGGCCGCGGTCGGTCTCGTCAAGGGACTGGTCGGCGCTGCTCTGGTGTTCGGGGCGAACAAGATCGCCCACCTGTTCGGCGAAGCGGGGGTGTACCAACGATGACGATTCTCGGCGTGACGGATCGGCGGCGTACCGGCGGCTATCAAGGACTGCGCAACGGGCAGCCTTTGCCCAGCCCGACTGCCCGTGTGTTGCGCGGTGCGGCGCTGGCGGTCTGTTGCTTCCTGGTGCTGTTCCCGTTCGTGGGTGTGGTGACCACGAGCTTCGCCGGCCAGGACGACGTCAACCGGACCGGTGGCCTGGTGATGCTGCCGCGGGAGTGGACGCTCGACGCGTACCAAGCGATCTTCTCCGGCGGCGTGGTGACCCGCGCGCTGCTCGTCAGCGTCTTCGTCACCGTCGTCGGAACGCTCTGCTCGATGGCCGTCAGCACCTTGCTGGGTTACGCCTTGAGCTCACCGACGATGGTCGGCCGCGGCTGGATGCTGATGCTGGTCCTGCTCAGTCTGCTGTTCTCGCCCGGCCTGATCCCGAGCTACCTGCTGGTGAAGCAGCTCGGCCTGATCGACAGCCTGTGGGCCTTGATCGTGCCGACGATGCTCAGCGGCTTCAACGTGATCGTCGTCCGGGCGTTCTTCATGGGCATCCCGGACGAGCTGTTGCAGAGTGCCCGGATCGACGGCGCCGGTGAGTGGGCCATCTTCCGGTTGATCGTGCTGCCGCTGTCCAAGGCGGTACTGGCGGTGGTCGGCCTGTTCTACGCGGTCGGCTACTGGAACGCGTTCTTCAACGTGATGCTCTACATCAACGACCAGTCCAAGTGGACGTTGCAGTACGTCCTGCGTACGTACGTCGTCAACAACACCCGGATCGGCGGCGACCAGGTCAACGTCGACGCGCTGCCGCCACAACCCGCACTGCAGATGGCCGTCCTGGTGGTGTCCATCGTGCCCGTCCTGCTCGTCTACCCGTTCCTGCAGCGGCACTTCGCCAAGGGCGCCCTGACCGGCGCCGTCAAAGGCTGAGCCGTACATCCTCGAGAAGGAGAACAACGATGACTTCAGGCCTGTCCCGCCGGGACCTGCTGAAGATCGGCGCCGGCCTCGGCGCGATGGTCGCCGCACCGACGGCACTCGCCGGCTGCGGCAACGGTTCGTCGCCGCAGGCGAACTCGCCGCAGAGCAAGCTCGGCGCGCTGCCGAAGTACATCCGGTTCCCCGGGGTGCCGGCGCCGGACCTGCCCGGCAACGACCAGGGTCTGATCGACGCGTTCACGAAGTACCCGACCTCGCTCGTCGACGCCTGGAAAGGCCGGACGCCGGGTGACGGCAAGCCGGTCACCGGCCTGGCGCAGCTGAACGGCGCCGCCCCGCCGGGGTTGCCGGGCAACGTTTTCTGGAAGACCGTGAACGAGCGGCTCGGGTCGCCGGTGGAGATGCAACTGGTCAACGCCGGCGACGACTTCAACACCAAGATCGCCACCATGAGCGCGGGCGACGACTTCCCGGACATGATGCAGATCAACAGCTCCGTCCCGGCCCTCGACCAGTTCCTGGCCGCGAAGATGCTGGACCTGACGCCCTACCTGTCCGGTGACAACGTCCAGAAGTACCCGGCGCTGGCGAACGTCCCGACGCGGTACTGGGAGGCCTGCGTCTTCGACGGGAAGCTGTACGGGCTGCCGATCGCCCGCGGACTGCTGTCCGCCTGGGGGCTGTACTTCCGCGCCGACCTGATCGAGGAGGCCGGCGCCGAGGCGAAGGTGGAGAACTTCGAGGACCTGTACCAGTTGGCGAAGGCAACGACCAACCCGAAGAAGGGCGTCTGGGCGTTCGCGAACAGCCCGCTGGACTACATCCGGATGATGCTGTCGATCCCGGCCGGCTGGCAGCAGACCGACGGCAAGATGGTGAACACGATCGAGCACGAGAACCAGCAGAAGGCGCTCGAAGCCGCCCGGAAGATCATTGCCGACGGCCTGGTCAACCCCGACGTGGCCGCCGCCCCGCCGTCACAGTGGCAGCAGTGGTTCGGCAGCAAGAAGGCCGCGCTGATGGGCGGCACGTACAGCGCCTGGCTCAGCCTGACGCAGCAGGGCGTACCGGCCGACAAGATCGGCCTGTTCCCGGTCGCCGGGTACGACGGCGGCAGTGCCCCGGGCTGGAAGGGCGGCCTGAACAACAACATCGCGGTCATCCCGGCCAAGAACAAGGACCGGGCCGAGACGTTGCTGAAGATCGCCGACTTCCTCGCCTCGCCGTTCGGCACCGCGGAGCACCGCCTGCTCAGCAGCGGTGTCGAGGGCCACAACTACACCGTCGACGGCGGCAAGATCGTGCCCAACAAGGACCTGGCAAACGAACGCAGCCTGGGCCTGAACTACCTGGCCGCGCCGCCGCCGGTGATCGCGTCCTCGACCGACCCGCGGTACGTCCAGCTGCAGTACGCCGCCCAGCAGAAGCTCGCCGCGAACGGGACCATGGATCTCGCGCTGACGCTGTTCTCGGACACCAACTCGCGCAAGGGCCCGCAGCTGGAGAAGGAGCGGACCAACATGGAGTTCGACATCATCCTGGGCCGCAAGCCGGTCTCGGCCTGGAAGGAGTACGTCGAGCGCTGGAAGAGCGCCGGGGGCGACAAGATCCGCGGCGAGCTGCAGAAGGCCGCCGAGGTCTCCGGCGGCTGACCGCGTCCATTTCGAGGAGTAGGGGGCAGCACCCGTGCACGAGTCCAATGACGCGTTCGACGCCGAGCTGGTCCGGCTGGCCCGGATCGCCGGCGACCAGGCGTACGACCCGGCGGTCGGCCTGATCGCCCAGCAAGCGAAGTACAACCCGATCCACACCAGAGTGTGGACCGGTCTGGGGCACCCGCACCGCGAGAGCGTCGTATATGCCCTCGTCCTGCTGGAGTCCGGGGATGGTGCCGACCTGGCCTTGGCCGAGGAGATCCTGCTGCGCGTGCTGGCCGCGCAGGACACCGACGACGCGTCACCGACGTACGGTATCTGGAGCTACTACCACGAAGAGCCGCTGGACCAGATGGTCCCGCCGGACTGGAACTGGGCCGACTTCATCGGGCGTGAGCTGGCATTCATCCTGTTCCGGCACGAAGCGCGGCTGACGGAGCCGGCCCGGCTGGCGGTGCGGACGGCGCTCGGGCACGCTGCCCGCTCGATCATCCGCCGCAACGTCGCGATGAGCTACACGAACATCGCGGCCAAGGGCACCTTCGTCACGCTGGCCGCCGGGCAGCTGCTCAAGGACGACGAGCTGACGGAGTACGCCGTACGCCGGGTCGGGCGGCTGCAGGAACAGATCCGGACGGCCGGCAGCTTCGCGGAGTACAACAGCGCCGGGTACTGGACGATCACGCTGGAGGCGATCGCCGCGATCGTGCAGTACATCGACGATCCGGAGGCGGTCAGCGGAGCGCGATGGATCGTCGACCGGCTGTGGGACCACTTCGTCGCCCGCTGGCATTCGCGGACGGGGCAGCTGAGTGGGCCGATGGCCCGCGTGTACACCGACGAGCCGGCCCGTGGACCGGATCTGCTGGCGTTGCTGGCGAAGGCGTCCGGCTTCCGCGGTGGCTTCGCGGAGCTGCCGGCGCTCAAGCCGACGCTCGGTCTGCTCGGAGTGGCACTGGTGAATGTCGAGGCGCCACTTGTCGAGCGGTTGTTGGACAGCCCAACGGGCGAGCTTCGGGAACGCTTCAGTTACGTCGATCCCGGCGAGGGGCGCGACCCGGTGCCGGTGATCGGGACGACGTGGCACGGCCGGGACGCGACGCTCGGCAGTGCGAACGTCGGAGAGTTCTGGCTGCAGCGGCGCCCGGTGATCGGGTACTGGCGGGAACCGGGCGATCCCGCGTGGGGTCCGGCGCGGTTCGTGAAACTGCATGTGATGAAGGACGACCACGACTTCTCGTCGGCGGTGTTCGTGTCGGCACAGTCCGGCAGTCAGGTGCTGTGGTCGGTGAGCTTCGTGTCGCCGGGCGGCGACGAGCACATCGGCCTGCATCAGATCGAGGCCGGTCAGTCGTTCGCCGTCTCGTCGCTGCGGCTGGTGCTGGAGCTCGCGGGTGCCGACGACGCGACGGTGGAGGTCGCGGGGCGCCCGGTCACGGAAGGGCCCGTCGGGATCGGCGAGCAGTTCCGGGTGAGTACGCGCGGGGTGGACGTGGTCGGCAGTGTGGACTCCGTCAGCTTCGGCGATCGTCGCCCGGAGCTGCGGGTGGAGCGGACGGCGGACCGGATCCTGCTGGTCGTCGAGCTGCTTTCTGACGGTCCGACCGAGCTGACGATGCGGGACATCTCGCCCGTGGAGGTGACCGGCACGTTGTCCCTGTTCGAAGGCGTGGACCGGCCGGAGGTCGCCGTACCCTCGGTGACTTTGTACGACGGGGACGTCCAGGCGCACTGGGTCACCACCGACGGCACCCAACTCCGCCTCGTGGCCCCGGCCCGGGTCACCACCAAGACCGAACACCCGGCCGGCGTCCGCGCGACGGTCGACGGGGATCCGGTGATCGCGGACGGCCTGGCCAGGTGAGTGCCCAACTACTGCTGACCTTCGACGACCGGCATGTCGCCGGATGGGAAGCCGCGCTGCCGTTGTTCGACGCGGTCGGCGCGCGGGTCACGTTCTTCGTCGTCGAGGCCGATCTCCTCGACGACCAGGAGCAGGCCGGTATCAGGCGGATCCTGTCGGCCGGGCACTCCGTCGGGTCACACGGCGCGCGGCACCGCAACGCCGACCAGACGATCGCCGAAGTGGGAGCGGCGGACTACCTGCGCACCGAGATCGTCAGCAGTGTCGAGGCGCTGCGGGCTTTGGGAGCGTCGGCGAACAGCTTCGCCTATCCGAACAGCCGGCGTGACGACACGACCGACGCGGTGCTGCTGAAGGTGTTCGACCGCCTCCGCGGCGGCGGGCCGCGCACGACCGACCTGATGGCTGCGCGATCGGCCGTCGTCGCCGGGAACCCACGGGTGTTTCCCGCGCGCGGATTCGACACCGGGCGCGGCGAAGTACCACATCTGAACGACGCCGCCACCCTCAGCAAGCTCCTTCACGAGCTCGCCGAGGGTGGCGGGACGCTGGTGCTGTACGCCCACGAGATCGCACCCGTTGCGCCAGGCAACCACATCCACCCGGACCGCCTAGCCGCCGTACTGACCGAGGCACACAACCTCGGCCTGCACATGATCGGCTACGACGATCTCGACTGAGGTGTGGCTACTCGCTGACCAGCTGGTGGTAGTGCGTGGTGAGGGATACGTGGCTGACGCCGCTGTAGACCTCGGGGACCTTGCCGTACGACGTGATCGCCGTGGCGGCGCCGTTCGCCTTGCTCATCGCGTACAGGTAGCCGGACTGGTTGTTGTGGTCGACGGCGGTGATGAGAGCGCCGCCGCGGGTGCCGCAGCCCTGAGCGACCAGAGACTCGTACGCCGCCCAGCCCGAGCTGCGGACCTTCTTGAGGACCGGCTTGGCCCCCGCCGCGATCGGGATGCGGACGGTGTAGAGCGCACCGGCGGTCGTGGTCATCAGCAGCGTGTCGTACGTCGCGGTCTCGCTGATCACCGTCAT includes:
- a CDS encoding LacI family DNA-binding transcriptional regulator; the protein is MPNESKVTTRLADVAREAGVSPSTASRVLNGSARQVADEYRERVLAAAERVGYTTNLAAQATARGRYPAIALVVGDIRDQFFARIAFGAVREAARRGYVLNLLSTEGDTDRERGLVHDLRRQRPEALVLVRKRDTTPMAGSKLMQELMGFERESGRVVIVGEPSEPVLAIRPPDFDGAKDLATAMLGLGYRDFAVFLSDPKVPSARDRLDGFRAGLSAGGVALPDSRVYPTEQSFLGGASSAAEYLADGRDTELIFCTEDEVALGAIHHLRSEGYDVPGELAFAGYGRRRQNPFGEDDWLTTVRSPLEEMGAAAVDAALGPAYGSVPASVAEVHIGGSTPGRAADDGPEKPSGNASRKSRSARRARA
- a CDS encoding ABC transporter permease, yielding MTMTVQRTDQRSGPPAASGPPARRRLSLAARIRRDRMLLLFAAPGMLLLILFHYLPLLGNVIAFQDYLPFLGFRGSEWTGLGNFSVLVTGDAEFVTALKNTLVLSLIQTVFVFPIPILLALALNSLLSERVKKLVQSILYLPHFLSWVIVVSLFQQILGGSGIVNQVLREQGFGVLNVIGNPDAFFAVLTSQVVWKDSGWATILFLAALSRIDVEQYEAAAVDGASRWRQLWHVTLPGLRGIIILLLILKLGDSLTVGFEQIILQQPAVGQQASEVLDTYVYNNGIVNGDWGTAAAVGLVKGLVGAALVFGANKIAHLFGEAGVYQR
- a CDS encoding carbohydrate ABC transporter permease — protein: MTILGVTDRRRTGGYQGLRNGQPLPSPTARVLRGAALAVCCFLVLFPFVGVVTTSFAGQDDVNRTGGLVMLPREWTLDAYQAIFSGGVVTRALLVSVFVTVVGTLCSMAVSTLLGYALSSPTMVGRGWMLMLVLLSLLFSPGLIPSYLLVKQLGLIDSLWALIVPTMLSGFNVIVVRAFFMGIPDELLQSARIDGAGEWAIFRLIVLPLSKAVLAVVGLFYAVGYWNAFFNVMLYINDQSKWTLQYVLRTYVVNNTRIGGDQVNVDALPPQPALQMAVLVVSIVPVLLVYPFLQRHFAKGALTGAVKG
- a CDS encoding extracellular solute-binding protein — protein: MTSGLSRRDLLKIGAGLGAMVAAPTALAGCGNGSSPQANSPQSKLGALPKYIRFPGVPAPDLPGNDQGLIDAFTKYPTSLVDAWKGRTPGDGKPVTGLAQLNGAAPPGLPGNVFWKTVNERLGSPVEMQLVNAGDDFNTKIATMSAGDDFPDMMQINSSVPALDQFLAAKMLDLTPYLSGDNVQKYPALANVPTRYWEACVFDGKLYGLPIARGLLSAWGLYFRADLIEEAGAEAKVENFEDLYQLAKATTNPKKGVWAFANSPLDYIRMMLSIPAGWQQTDGKMVNTIEHENQQKALEAARKIIADGLVNPDVAAAPPSQWQQWFGSKKAALMGGTYSAWLSLTQQGVPADKIGLFPVAGYDGGSAPGWKGGLNNNIAVIPAKNKDRAETLLKIADFLASPFGTAEHRLLSSGVEGHNYTVDGGKIVPNKDLANERSLGLNYLAAPPPVIASSTDPRYVQLQYAAQQKLAANGTMDLALTLFSDTNSRKGPQLEKERTNMEFDIILGRKPVSAWKEYVERWKSAGGDKIRGELQKAAEVSGG
- a CDS encoding polysaccharide deacetylase family protein; protein product: MSAQLLLTFDDRHVAGWEAALPLFDAVGARVTFFVVEADLLDDQEQAGIRRILSAGHSVGSHGARHRNADQTIAEVGAADYLRTEIVSSVEALRALGASANSFAYPNSRRDDTTDAVLLKVFDRLRGGGPRTTDLMAARSAVVAGNPRVFPARGFDTGRGEVPHLNDAATLSKLLHELAEGGGTLVLYAHEIAPVAPGNHIHPDRLAAVLTEAHNLGLHMIGYDDLD